ATTTAAATTCCAGGACACATGTGTGTctttcataaaaagaaaaatcctgctAAATAAATCCAGAACGTGACTTTGCACTATGGAGCTATATAGCAGCAATGCCACTTTCAGATGGAATGAAACAAGAAGGTGGTGCATCCTGCTACAGTTAAGAGTAGAGCTGTTTTTCAGTGTGCTCAACATGAGCATTATGTCCTCAGCATCAGCTGTTTTACTTTACAAATCCCCTCCTGCTGTATCACCCTACCTGCATTGCACTGACACAGTCTAAGATCCTCCTGGAAACACTTAAAAGGAATGAAACTTACATAAAGCTACCTCAAGTGGTAACACAGAGCATTTGCCAAATCTAACCAATTCTGCACATGGTTTTAACCTGCGAGAAGTCTGTAATTGTGTTTGTACCTGTGCTGTCCTAGAGCTCAAAGGGAAGATCAATTGGTGAACCTCTGGCACCCTCTGCAGTCATATTTGTGCCTCAAACATCTGTCAGTTGTGAACTGGATGGGTGTAAAATACTGTGTATAAACATTGCCAGCATAAAACACTACTGTGCCACAAACACTCATTGCCTCAGTTTACCTCCCTCCAGTGCACTCATAAAACACCAGGAAAATGAGCACTCACACCTCCTAAAATTCATGAGTCAAAAAAGGAAAGGGGGGGTGGGACTGTTGCCTACTTACTTGTCTCATTTATTATCTTCTTGTTCCAAAAAGTGTCAAGTCTTGAACATAAATTAAGTCAAATgataaaaacacacaaaaaagcatTTCATAAAGTGAAGCAGTTATTAAGAGAAGTGGGTTAAAAGGTattttggagttgttttttgtgtttttaccTTCACTGAGTAATCTAGCTGTGTCTTTATCTTGAAGAGAGACATCTTCATCTACCTGAAGAGGGCATCTGAAGCTAAGCATCTTCATCAAGTAATGAACTCCATCATTAAGACACTGAGTACAGtcaaaaatgaggaaaaaataatttcttgttaAAATAATGATAGGCAGAAATACTTCTTCCTATGAAGTCCCCAAAATcctaattaaagaaaaaataaaacaaaaccaaaatcccagccatattttaaaactgaagagtCAAACTTTAAAACTGTATTCACAAGCTCATAGAATATTTCCATCTCCTTTACCTTTTTAAATATGGCAATGTTTCCTTGTAGCCATTCActcctttctttagctgtgtgGCAATACATGTAAAGCAgggctccttttctccagtaAAGACATTCTAACAACTCTGCACCAAGGATGTTGATGGGCTGAAATAAAATCCAACAAAATGGTctaacacaaaaataaaccacCTGAACTATTCATATGCACATGCAGATACTGTGTAAATCTCTCattttggggctgtgcttgACAACAACACTCAGAGAGATAAGCCTAGCCTAGCCTAACACTGTAGGTCAAATAGAATTGCCAACTGCTTGTGGAATCATGAAATGTTAGCAAGAGAAATTCTGAGCACACAACAAGGCAtttgaaacaatattttcagGAATCACTATTTAAATACCAAAAGATttgaaaatttttcaaaatacttcaaattCTGCCcatcaaaaatacaaatactacTGTcccattttatattttttgtttttaaatagtaAAATAATTCTCCCTCTGGCTACTCACTTCTTCTTTTATGCTGCATTCCCTCATTAGGTCTTCTGGTTCTGAAAGAACACAAATAAGTTCTTTAAGTTTTTGCAAGGAATATTCTTCCGGAAAATCTTCATCCACAAGTTGGTTTTCCTCAAAATATGTAATGTCTAGGACAGCCTATGAAAAGAAGAACATATACAAAGCAGAAATGCTACCATCAAAATAATCAAACGGTGGTGTGTTGTAACATAGAAAACATGTTAGTTTATGAAACATTGCAACTTGAAGGTATTCTTTAACATTTAGTTTACAAAAGGTGCAAGTTAGAATTATTGAAGGATTGGTGATGGTGAATGTAAAGTCAAACTCCCTTCTGTCCCTAAAGTAACACCACAAAAGACTCCAAGCTATTcaagtcaaaataaaatataaaagtcTGCTTCACAGACACTCACCACACACCCCCCAAGTAATACAGGCGCCTTTCTGCCCCACCCTCCTTTTTTACCAAACCGTCTCCCACACCCTACACACATTTTCTTGAACGGGAGTTCGATGTCCATAACAAAGTACCTGGGTATAGAGCTGAAAAAGCGTGGAAGGATGTTCTTTCCCTTCGTTGCAGAGGTCCTTCAACTTGTCCAGATTAGCAGAGCCTTTCGCTAAGAAGGTATCTGAGGGAAGAAGACAACGCTCCCTTAGCACCGACGAGCACTCAGCAGAAGCCTTACTCACACTGTTTTCCACATGACTTTATCATCCATGCTTGGGGCTTCTACAAGAGCGGCTGAATAGTACAGCACTCAAGCAGGCCAGTCATGCTGACGGACCGCACCTTTCGTGGTTATATTAAGGCCATCCGCGGCCAGGCTCTGATGCTCCCAAGCGCACACGCCGTTTGCGAAGATACCCTGGGGCCGCCCGTTCCCCCGGGTCAGCCCGCGCCTcccccgctcccgctcccgctcccgctcccgctcccgctcccgctcccgccgcgccgCTCACCGCGGGCCCCGCTCCCTTCCAGCCGCCGGCCCAGCGCCGCCACCCGCGGCCGCAGCGCCGCCATGGCCGCCATGGCCGGCCCGCGCGCGGCGCTCCGCGCAGGCGCAgcagcgcggggccgggggggagAGCGGCTCCGGGGGAGCGGGATCCGGGCCTGCCGCTATCGCTATCGCTCGCTGCCGCTATCGCTGCCGCTCGACCCCCGGGACACCGCCGCCCGCCCTACCCGCGCCCATTGCCGGCTGGGACTGCAGCTCTGCGGGGC
Above is a window of Oenanthe melanoleuca isolate GR-GAL-2019-014 chromosome Z, OMel1.0, whole genome shotgun sequence DNA encoding:
- the RIMOC1 gene encoding RAB7A-interacting MON1-CCZ1 complex subunit 1 — encoded protein: MAAMAALRPRVAALGRRLEGSGARDTFLAKGSANLDKLKDLCNEGKEHPSTLFQLYTQAVLDITYFEENQLVDEDFPEEYSLQKLKELICVLSEPEDLMRECSIKEEPINILGAELLECLYWRKGALLYMYCHTAKERSEWLQGNIAIFKKCLNDGVHYLMKMLSFRCPLQVDEDVSLQDKDTARLLSEGIFSDTHLLAMMYSGEMCYWGLKHCGEGKQESLESIDSVSNSDLDSRPQSIPLDFQETGRIMLTKYVAVCEGPLKGQGWNTTTAKQLLHYFVKSHN